A window of the Janthinobacterium agaricidamnosum NBRC 102515 = DSM 9628 genome harbors these coding sequences:
- a CDS encoding ArsC family reductase translates to MTITLYGIPNCDTVKKARVWLAEQQQEFTFHDFKKQGLTREIVAEWQKHLQWDVLVNKKGTTWRGLPDERKAAVVDAGSALQVMLEFPSVIKRPVLHKDDQFSVGFSDAQYRALFSL, encoded by the coding sequence ATGACCATCACCCTCTACGGCATCCCTAACTGCGATACCGTCAAAAAAGCCCGCGTCTGGCTGGCAGAGCAACAACAAGAATTCACTTTCCACGATTTCAAGAAGCAGGGTTTGACGCGAGAAATCGTTGCGGAGTGGCAAAAACACCTGCAGTGGGATGTGCTGGTCAACAAGAAGGGCACCACCTGGCGCGGTTTGCCGGATGAGCGCAAGGCGGCCGTGGTCGATGCCGGCAGCGCGCTGCAAGTGATGCTGGAATTTCCATCGGTGATCAAGCGCCCGGTGCTGCACAAAGACGATCAATTCAGCGTCGGTTTTTCCGATGCGCAATATCGCGCCCTCTTTTCCCTTTGA
- a CDS encoding aldo/keto reductase has protein sequence MSIKDKLTGKLGFGTAPLGNMFRNIPEPEAMATVDAAWQHGIRYFDTAPFYGAGLAEIRLGQALARHQRDDYVLSTKVGRVILDQLEDPASRDLGEKGGLFEFGRPNKMINDYSADATLRSIEDSLKRLKTDRLDIVWVHDIAQDFYGDDWLAQFDIARKGAFRVLTRLREEGVIKAWGLGVNRVEPCELTLDLSEAQPDGFLLAGRYTLLDHERALQRLLPEAARQHVDIVVGGPYSSGILAGGTHFEYQKAQPDIIAKVEQIKAIAQRHGVGIKAAALQFSLANPAVAAVIPGASRPDRIAEDQAALNAIIPAAFWDEMRAQQLVAPNAPLPSSTQQGQ, from the coding sequence ATGAGCATCAAAGACAAACTGACCGGCAAACTGGGTTTCGGCACTGCGCCACTGGGCAATATGTTCCGCAACATTCCTGAACCAGAAGCCATGGCGACGGTCGACGCGGCCTGGCAACACGGCATCCGTTATTTCGACACCGCACCGTTCTACGGCGCCGGCCTGGCGGAAATCCGCCTGGGCCAGGCATTGGCCAGGCACCAGCGCGACGATTACGTGCTGAGCACCAAGGTCGGCCGCGTCATCCTCGACCAGCTGGAAGATCCGGCCAGCCGCGACCTGGGTGAAAAAGGCGGCCTGTTCGAATTCGGCCGCCCGAACAAGATGATCAACGATTACAGCGCCGACGCCACGCTGCGCTCGATCGAAGACAGCCTGAAACGTTTAAAAACCGACCGCCTCGACATCGTCTGGGTACATGACATCGCGCAAGATTTTTATGGCGACGACTGGCTGGCGCAATTCGATATCGCCCGCAAAGGCGCGTTCCGCGTATTGACACGCTTGCGCGAAGAAGGCGTCATCAAGGCCTGGGGCCTGGGCGTGAACCGGGTCGAACCGTGCGAATTGACGCTGGACCTGAGCGAAGCGCAACCGGACGGCTTTTTGCTGGCCGGCCGCTACACCCTGCTCGACCATGAACGCGCCTTGCAGCGCCTGCTGCCGGAAGCGGCCAGGCAACATGTCGATATCGTCGTCGGCGGTCCGTACAGCTCGGGCATCCTGGCCGGCGGCACGCATTTCGAATACCAGAAGGCACAGCCGGACATCATCGCCAAGGTCGAACAGATCAAGGCGATCGCCCAGCGCCATGGCGTCGGCATCAAGGCTGCCGCGCTGCAATTCTCGCTGGCCAACCCGGCCGTCGCGGCCGTGATTCCAGGCGCCAGCCGCCCGGACCGCATCGCCGAAGACCAGGCCGCGCTGAACGCGATTATTCCAGCCGCATTCTGGGACGAGATGCGCGCCCAGCAACTGGTGGCGCCGAACGCGCCGCTGCCGTCCAGCACGCAACAGGGCCAATAA
- the prmB gene encoding 50S ribosomal protein L3 N(5)-glutamine methyltransferase: protein MTPTAFTTPRDLLRYAVTRFNTAKLFFGHGSAEAFDEAAYLILHTLKLPLDKLEPFLDACLLPEEVASVLAVIERRSVDRVPAAYLTNEGWLGTYNFYVDERVIVPRSFIAELIPEYFSPWVPEPVEVENILELCTGSGCLSIMLADAFPNAQVDAVDISADALAVARRNVETYKLESRVTLIESDLYQNVPAKKYDLIITNPPYVNSASMGALPQEYLAEPQIALDGGSDGMDLVRKIIAGAAERLTDDGILMIEIGNERAYAEAAFGQLGLTWLTTSAGDDMVFLLTADQLKL from the coding sequence ATGACCCCGACCGCATTCACCACGCCACGCGACTTGCTGCGCTACGCCGTGACCCGTTTCAACACCGCCAAGCTGTTTTTTGGCCACGGCAGCGCCGAAGCCTTCGACGAAGCGGCCTATCTGATCTTGCATACGCTGAAATTGCCGCTGGATAAGCTGGAACCCTTCCTCGACGCCTGCTTGCTGCCGGAAGAAGTCGCCTCGGTGCTGGCCGTGATCGAACGCCGCAGCGTGGACCGCGTGCCGGCCGCCTACCTCACCAATGAAGGCTGGCTCGGCACCTACAACTTTTATGTCGACGAGCGTGTCATCGTGCCGCGTTCCTTCATCGCCGAATTGATCCCGGAATACTTTTCGCCATGGGTGCCGGAGCCGGTCGAGGTGGAAAACATCCTGGAACTGTGCACCGGTTCCGGCTGCCTGTCCATCATGCTGGCCGACGCCTTCCCGAACGCACAGGTCGACGCGGTCGATATTTCGGCCGATGCGCTGGCCGTGGCGCGTCGCAACGTCGAGACCTACAAACTGGAATCGCGCGTGACGCTGATCGAATCGGACCTGTACCAGAATGTGCCTGCCAAGAAATACGACTTGATCATCACCAATCCGCCCTACGTCAATTCGGCATCGATGGGTGCCTTGCCGCAAGAATACCTGGCGGAACCGCAAATCGCCCTCGACGGCGGCAGCGACGGCATGGACCTGGTGCGCAAGATCATCGCCGGCGCGGCCGAACGGCTGACCGACGACGGTATCTTGATGATTGAAATCGGCAACGAACGCGCATACGCCGAAGCCGCCTTCGGTCAACTGGGCCTGACCTGGCTGACCACCAGCGCCGGCGACGACATGGTGTTCCTGTTGACCGCCGACCAGTTGAAACTGTAA
- a CDS encoding LysR family transcriptional regulator → MLELRQLHYFVAVAEEEHVGRAAERLHISQSPLSRQIAQLEERLGLTLFERSQQRIRLTSDGHIFLAETRAFLTHASRLEAMAKRLGKGDEGGLCIGHIENAMYSGLLPNGLRALRVSRPTVHIALYNMDSAEQLEGLRQRSLDIALVCEPPAPDDPDLECALVLSDQMLLALPENHPLATCAQLTEADLRDQEWIAMGHKETKLRHNVFVSACAEQFSTLGLVAAGLGIAMIQSSLRRHAPAGVVLRELPWFTYRTQMWAAWHKVNLRPLVGIFRATLLASAAESGIERK, encoded by the coding sequence ATGCTGGAGCTACGTCAATTACATTATTTCGTCGCCGTCGCCGAAGAAGAGCACGTTGGACGCGCCGCCGAGCGGCTGCATATCTCGCAATCGCCGCTGAGCCGACAGATTGCGCAACTGGAAGAACGGCTGGGGCTGACCTTGTTCGAGCGTAGCCAGCAGCGCATCCGGCTGACCAGCGATGGCCACATCTTCCTGGCCGAAACGCGGGCCTTCCTGACCCATGCGAGCCGGCTGGAGGCGATGGCCAAACGGCTGGGCAAGGGCGATGAGGGCGGCTTGTGCATCGGCCATATAGAGAATGCCATGTATTCCGGTTTGCTGCCGAACGGCTTGCGCGCCTTGCGGGTGAGCCGGCCGACCGTGCATATCGCGCTGTACAACATGGATTCTGCCGAGCAACTGGAAGGCTTGCGCCAGCGTAGCCTGGACATTGCGCTGGTATGCGAACCGCCGGCGCCGGACGACCCCGACCTGGAGTGCGCGCTGGTGCTCAGCGATCAAATGTTGCTGGCGCTGCCAGAAAACCATCCGCTGGCGACATGTGCGCAATTGACGGAAGCGGATCTGCGCGACCAGGAATGGATCGCCATGGGACACAAGGAAACCAAGCTGAGGCATAACGTGTTTGTCAGCGCTTGCGCCGAACAGTTTTCGACGCTGGGTCTGGTGGCGGCCGGGCTGGGCATCGCGATGATACAGAGCAGCCTGCGCCGTCATGCGCCGGCCGGGGTGGTGTTGCGCGAGTTACCGTGGTTCACTTACCGGACCCAGATGTGGGCCGCGTGGCACAAGGTCAACCTGCGCCCGCTGGTCGGGATCTTCCGTGCAACCCTGCTGGCCAGCGCCGCGGAATCAGGTATCGAGCGTAAATGA
- the dapE gene encoding succinyl-diaminopimelate desuccinylase, translating to MTTSKTLALTEKLIALSSVTPDDKGCQQHLIDLLTPLGFVCETMISNGVTNLWARKGASAPLLVFAGHTDVVPTGPVEQWRSQPFTPTHRDGKLYGRGAADMKTSIAAMVVACEEFIAAHPDHAGSVGFLITSDEEGPATDGTVIVCNQLRERGVHIDYCIVGEPTSSGTLGDMIKNGRRGSLSGHLVIKGVQGHIAYPQLAKNPIHVAAPALAELVAEQWDEGNEYYLPTSWQMSNIHAGTGANNVIPGSMAIDFNFRFSTASTHQELQRRVQAILDKHDLEYELKWTLSGLPFLTPRGALSDALSQAIHAETGVETELSTTGGTSDGRFIAQICPQVIEFGPPNASIHKIDEHIELRFIDPLKNIYRRTLENLLR from the coding sequence ATGACAACTTCCAAAACCCTTGCGCTGACAGAAAAACTGATCGCCCTGTCTTCTGTCACCCCTGACGACAAGGGTTGCCAACAACACTTGATCGACTTGCTGACGCCGCTGGGCTTCGTCTGCGAAACCATGATTTCCAACGGCGTCACCAACCTGTGGGCGCGCAAAGGCGCCAGCGCGCCGCTGCTGGTGTTCGCCGGCCATACCGACGTGGTGCCGACCGGCCCGGTCGAGCAATGGCGCTCGCAACCGTTCACGCCGACCCACCGCGACGGCAAGCTGTACGGCCGCGGCGCCGCCGACATGAAAACCTCGATCGCGGCGATGGTCGTCGCTTGCGAGGAATTCATCGCCGCCCATCCGGACCATGCCGGCTCGGTCGGCTTCCTGATCACCAGCGATGAAGAAGGCCCGGCCACCGATGGCACGGTCATCGTCTGCAATCAACTGCGCGAACGCGGCGTACACATCGACTATTGCATCGTCGGCGAACCGACGTCCAGCGGTACGCTGGGCGACATGATCAAGAACGGCCGCCGCGGTTCGCTGTCCGGCCATTTGGTCATCAAGGGCGTCCAGGGCCATATCGCCTACCCGCAACTGGCGAAGAATCCGATCCACGTGGCCGCGCCCGCGCTGGCCGAACTGGTGGCCGAGCAATGGGATGAGGGCAATGAGTATTACTTGCCGACGTCGTGGCAAATGTCGAACATCCATGCCGGCACCGGCGCGAATAACGTGATTCCGGGCAGCATGGCCATCGATTTCAATTTCCGCTTTTCGACCGCCAGCACGCATCAAGAGTTGCAGCGCCGCGTGCAGGCGATCCTCGACAAGCATGACCTGGAATACGAGCTGAAGTGGACCTTGAGCGGCTTGCCGTTCCTGACGCCGCGCGGCGCCTTGAGCGATGCGCTGTCGCAAGCGATCCACGCCGAAACGGGCGTGGAAACCGAATTATCGACTACCGGCGGGACCTCGGATGGCCGTTTCATCGCGCAGATCTGCCCGCAAGTGATAGAATTCGGGCCGCCCAATGCCAGTATCCACAAGATCGACGAGCACATCGAATTGCGTTTTATCGATCCGCTGAAGAATATTTATCGGCGTACGCTGGAAAATTTGCTGCGCTGA
- a CDS encoding PilT/PilU family type 4a pilus ATPase, which translates to MAMDRLFQLMQEKNASDMFFAVNSPVHLKINGTLMPVNQQALTTENIHALLSEVCLPAELAELERENELNLGISVPALGRFRLSAFRQRGSISAVFRYVPVNIPPLSQLGLPPVLAELIMEKRGLMLIVGATGSGKSTTIAAMLDHRNELRSGHILTLEDPIEYLFKNKRSIVNQREIGSDARDFHTALRNSMRQAPDCILIGEIRDKETMAAALAYAQSGHLVLATLHANNSYNALNRIIGFYPLENRSALLQDLSSTVKAIVSQRLVPSLQAGGRTAAVEIMVNTRHIADLIEQGDIGQIKEAIEKSMSPGSQSFELALLQLFRDGKISQEEALANADSASNLMWLLNNGPDGKKAEADTQPAPAAPFTSFTLDT; encoded by the coding sequence ATGGCAATGGACCGCTTGTTCCAGCTCATGCAAGAGAAAAACGCGTCGGACATGTTTTTCGCGGTCAACTCTCCAGTCCATCTGAAAATCAACGGCACGCTGATGCCCGTCAATCAGCAAGCCCTGACCACCGAAAACATCCACGCGCTGCTGTCCGAAGTCTGCCTGCCGGCCGAACTGGCCGAGCTGGAACGCGAAAACGAGCTGAACCTGGGTATTTCAGTCCCGGCGCTGGGCCGTTTCCGGCTCTCCGCCTTCCGTCAGCGCGGCAGTATTTCCGCCGTATTCCGCTACGTGCCGGTCAACATTCCGCCGCTGTCGCAACTGGGCTTGCCGCCGGTATTGGCCGAGCTGATCATGGAAAAGCGCGGCTTGATGCTGATCGTCGGCGCCACCGGTTCCGGCAAATCGACCACCATCGCGGCAATGCTGGATCATCGTAATGAATTGCGCTCAGGCCACATCCTGACGCTGGAAGACCCGATCGAATACCTGTTCAAGAACAAGCGTTCGATCGTCAACCAGCGCGAAATCGGCAGCGATGCGCGCGATTTCCATACCGCGCTGCGCAATTCGATGCGCCAGGCACCCGATTGCATCCTGATCGGCGAAATCCGCGACAAGGAAACCATGGCGGCGGCGCTGGCCTACGCCCAATCGGGCCACCTGGTGCTGGCGACCTTGCATGCCAACAATAGCTACAATGCCTTGAACCGCATCATCGGTTTTTACCCGCTGGAAAACCGCAGCGCCCTGCTGCAAGATTTATCGTCGACCGTCAAAGCCATCGTGTCGCAACGGCTGGTGCCGTCGCTGCAAGCGGGCGGGCGCACGGCGGCGGTCGAAATCATGGTCAATACGCGCCATATCGCCGACTTGATCGAGCAAGGCGATATCGGCCAGATCAAGGAAGCGATCGAAAAAAGCATGTCACCCGGTTCGCAATCGTTCGAACTGGCGCTGCTGCAACTGTTCCGCGATGGCAAAATCAGCCAGGAAGAAGCGCTGGCCAACGCCGATTCGGCGTCCAACCTGATGTGGCTGCTGAACAATGGACCGGACGGCAAGAAGGCCGAGGCCGACACCCAGCCGGCGCCGGCTGCCCCGTTCACGTCATTTACGCTCGATACCTGA
- the tsaB gene encoding tRNA (adenosine(37)-N6)-threonylcarbamoyltransferase complex dimerization subunit type 1 TsaB, translating into MSTILAIETSSELASCALLRGEIVISRDSSGVRTHSQSILPMVQSLLAEAGIALSDCDAIAYGSGPGSFTGVRTACGIAQGLAFGASLPVVPVVTLDAMALACHRQGSGKDILAVLDARMGEVYWAQYRYDDGLTTVSAPALCAPGAVRPCGAVTACGNGFSAYEAEFAGQDFAAGALADIMPHAVQVGQLARIAFAEGKFVAAADAQPLYLRNKIAYTSAERRDMQIAKAATEAAA; encoded by the coding sequence ATGTCTACCATTCTTGCCATTGAAACCTCTTCCGAACTCGCCTCTTGCGCCTTGTTGCGCGGCGAGATAGTCATCAGCCGCGATTCGTCCGGCGTACGCACCCATTCGCAATCGATCTTGCCGATGGTGCAAAGTTTGCTGGCCGAAGCCGGCATCGCCTTGTCCGACTGCGATGCGATCGCCTACGGTTCCGGCCCCGGTTCCTTCACCGGCGTGCGCACCGCTTGCGGCATTGCCCAGGGCCTGGCGTTCGGCGCCAGTTTGCCGGTGGTGCCGGTGGTCACGCTCGATGCGATGGCATTGGCTTGCCATCGGCAAGGCTCCGGGAAGGATATATTGGCGGTGCTCGACGCGCGCATGGGCGAAGTGTATTGGGCGCAATACCGTTATGACGATGGATTGACGACGGTGTCCGCGCCGGCCTTGTGCGCGCCCGGGGCGGTGCGGCCGTGCGGCGCCGTCACCGCTTGCGGCAACGGTTTTTCCGCTTATGAGGCCGAATTCGCGGGACAGGATTTCGCCGCCGGCGCGCTGGCCGATATCATGCCGCACGCGGTGCAGGTCGGCCAGCTGGCGCGCATTGCGTTTGCCGAAGGAAAATTTGTCGCGGCCGCCGACGCGCAGCCGCTGTATCTGCGCAACAAGATCGCCTACACCAGCGCCGAGCGGCGCGACATGCAAATCGCGAAGGCCGCCACGGAGGCCGCGGCATGA
- a CDS encoding SRPBCC family protein: MAHTTVSLEIPATPERVWQLIGGFNSLPDWLPYIPSSVPSEGGRVRSLQTPGGEVIVERLEAFDQPGRSYTYSIVQAPFPVTGYQSTIKVGAGGTPASALVTWSGSFIPLHVSDDEAVQLFHGIYTDGLAALKQAFSC; the protein is encoded by the coding sequence ATGGCGCACACCACGGTATCGCTGGAAATCCCGGCCACGCCCGAGCGCGTATGGCAATTGATCGGCGGCTTCAATTCGCTGCCGGACTGGCTGCCCTATATTCCCAGCAGCGTGCCAAGCGAAGGCGGCCGGGTACGCTCGCTGCAAACGCCAGGCGGCGAGGTCATCGTCGAGCGGCTGGAAGCGTTCGACCAGCCTGGCCGCAGCTACACCTATTCGATTGTGCAGGCGCCGTTTCCGGTGACCGGCTATCAATCGACGATCAAGGTCGGCGCCGGCGGCACCCCAGCCAGCGCGCTGGTGACCTGGTCGGGCAGCTTTATACCGCTCCATGTCAGCGACGATGAAGCGGTCCAACTGTTTCATGGCATCTACACCGATGGCCTGGCAGCCCTGAAACAGGCTTTCAGCTGCTGA
- the dapC gene encoding succinyldiaminopimelate transaminase — MNPHLDKLQPYPFEKLRQLFAGVTVNPDYAPISLGMGEPKHPTPSFIQQALVDHIGGLASYPTTIGSEALRGAIAGWLERRYGIPALNPATQILPVNGSREALFALAQTVIDPAARSLVISPNPFYQIYEGAAYLAGAEPYFVNSDPSRNFGCDYDSVPADVWQRVKLLFLCSPGNPTGATLTLTDWEHLFALSERYDFVIAADECYSEIYHGDHAPLGALEAAHTLGLSSVERPYARLVVFSSLSKRSNVPGMRSGFVAGDAEILKKFLLYRTYHGGAMSPAVQMASIAAWNDETHVEQNRSQYRAKFAAITPLLQQVMQVELPDAGFYLWADVSRTGLSDTEFAQRLYAEYNVTVLPGSYLARDAHGINPGRNRIRMALVAEAAEGLEAAQRIVRFCKTLNQ; from the coding sequence GTGAATCCACATCTCGACAAACTGCAACCTTATCCATTTGAAAAGCTGCGTCAATTATTTGCCGGCGTGACGGTCAATCCTGACTATGCCCCGATCAGCCTGGGCATGGGCGAACCGAAACATCCGACACCTTCCTTCATCCAGCAAGCGCTGGTCGACCATATCGGCGGACTGGCCAGCTATCCGACCACCATCGGTTCGGAGGCCCTGCGCGGCGCCATCGCCGGCTGGCTGGAACGGCGCTACGGCATCCCGGCACTGAATCCGGCCACCCAGATCCTGCCGGTGAACGGTTCGCGCGAAGCGTTGTTCGCACTGGCGCAAACCGTCATCGACCCGGCCGCCAGGTCGCTGGTGATCAGCCCGAACCCGTTTTACCAGATTTATGAGGGCGCGGCCTACCTGGCCGGCGCCGAGCCGTATTTCGTCAATTCCGATCCGAGCCGCAACTTCGGCTGCGATTACGACAGCGTGCCGGCCGACGTCTGGCAGCGCGTCAAATTGCTGTTCCTGTGCTCGCCGGGCAACCCGACCGGCGCCACGTTGACGCTGACCGACTGGGAACATTTGTTCGCACTGTCCGAGCGCTACGATTTCGTGATCGCCGCCGACGAATGTTATTCCGAGATTTACCATGGCGACCATGCCCCGCTGGGTGCGCTGGAAGCGGCCCACACGCTGGGCCTGTCCAGCGTCGAGCGGCCGTATGCGCGGCTGGTGGTGTTTTCCAGCCTGTCGAAACGCTCCAACGTGCCGGGCATGCGCTCCGGCTTCGTGGCCGGCGACGCTGAAATATTGAAGAAATTCCTGTTGTACCGTACCTATCACGGCGGCGCCATGAGCCCCGCCGTGCAAATGGCCTCTATCGCGGCCTGGAACGACGAAACCCACGTCGAACAAAACCGTAGCCAATACCGCGCCAAGTTCGCCGCCATCACGCCGCTGCTGCAACAAGTGATGCAAGTCGAATTGCCCGACGCCGGCTTTTACCTGTGGGCCGACGTCAGCCGGACCGGCTTGTCCGACACCGAGTTCGCGCAACGCCTGTACGCCGAATATAATGTCACCGTCTTGCCAGGCAGCTACCTGGCGCGCGACGCGCACGGCATCAACCCGGGCCGCAACCGCATCCGCATGGCGCTGGTCGCCGAAGCGGCGGAAGGCCTGGAAGCCGCGCAGCGCATCGTCCGATTCTGCAAAACCCTCAACCAATAA
- the dapD gene encoding 2,3,4,5-tetrahydropyridine-2,6-dicarboxylate N-succinyltransferase: MTQQLQQIIDQAWENRADINPANGSAELRDAVAHVINGLDNGSIRVAEKTGADWVVNQWVKKAVLLSFRLENNSVMTSDGTMQFYDKVPTKFANYSADDFAKGGFRVVPPAVARRGSFIARNVVLMPSYVNIGAYVDEGAMVDTWATVGSCAQIGKNVHLSGGVGIGGVLEPMQANPTIIEDNCFIGARSEIVEGVIVEENSVISMGVYIGQSTKIYDRATGEVSYGRVPAGSVVVSGNLPSEDGSYSLYCAVIVKRVDAKTRAKTGINELLRGI; the protein is encoded by the coding sequence ATGACGCAACAACTTCAGCAAATCATCGACCAGGCCTGGGAAAACCGCGCCGACATCAACCCGGCCAACGGCAGCGCCGAATTGCGCGACGCCGTGGCCCACGTCATTAACGGCCTCGACAACGGCAGCATCCGCGTTGCCGAAAAGACCGGCGCCGACTGGGTGGTCAACCAGTGGGTCAAGAAAGCCGTGTTGCTGTCTTTCCGCCTGGAAAACAATAGCGTGATGACGTCCGACGGCACCATGCAGTTCTACGACAAGGTCCCGACCAAGTTCGCCAACTACAGCGCCGACGACTTCGCCAAGGGCGGTTTCCGCGTGGTGCCGCCGGCCGTGGCGCGCCGCGGCAGCTTCATCGCCAGGAACGTGGTGCTGATGCCGTCCTACGTCAACATCGGCGCCTACGTCGATGAAGGCGCGATGGTCGATACCTGGGCCACCGTCGGTTCCTGCGCCCAGATCGGCAAGAACGTCCACCTGTCCGGCGGCGTCGGCATCGGCGGCGTGCTGGAGCCGATGCAGGCCAATCCGACCATCATCGAAGACAATTGCTTCATCGGCGCCCGTTCGGAAATCGTCGAAGGCGTCATCGTCGAAGAAAACTCGGTCATCTCGATGGGCGTGTACATCGGCCAATCGACCAAGATCTACGACCGCGCCACCGGCGAAGTGAGCTACGGCCGCGTGCCAGCCGGCTCGGTCGTGGTATCGGGCAACCTGCCATCGGAAGACGGCAGCTACAGCCTGTACTGCGCCGTCATCGTCAAGCGCGTGGACGCCAAGACCCGCGCCAAGACCGGCATCAACGAACTGTTGCGCGGCATCTAA